From a single Sediminibacterium sp. KACHI17 genomic region:
- the hutH gene encoding histidine ammonia-lyase encodes MSYNYLPLDRKWLHFSQIKNLLDFNQHVSITFDAHERILACREYLDRKMAEKDRLFYGINTGFGFLQNVKIDADQIGQLQYNLLVSHACGLGEEVPADIVKLMLMLKIKSLSYGHSGVQIDTVKRLMEMYNHDVLPVIYTQGSLGASGDLAPLSHLSLPLIGLGEVYYQGQKMPSAEALQKLGWTPLQLQSKEGLALINGTQFMSAYGLYCLKKAEHLLAMADMISALSFDAFDCTTEPLREQIHAIRAHAGQINTATTLRKYLSDSAIAARSKDQVQDPYSFRCIPQVHGASKDAFEHVLSVFIREINSVTDNPNIFPDDDLILSGGNFHGQPLAMALDYLSISMSEIANIAERRTYQLISGQRGLPLFLVKNPGLHSGFMIPQYTAAGIVSENKQLCTPASVDSISSSNNQEDHVSMGANAATKCYRVIENVEKVLAIELMSAAQALDFRRPSKSGRDIEHLVAAFREKVSFNEQDRVLHDDMKAAVNFLRNYRIPEDVR; translated from the coding sequence ATGAGCTATAATTACTTGCCCTTAGACAGAAAATGGCTGCATTTTAGTCAGATTAAGAATTTATTGGACTTCAACCAGCATGTTTCCATCACATTTGATGCACATGAACGCATCCTTGCTTGCCGAGAATACCTAGACCGTAAAATGGCTGAAAAAGACCGCCTTTTCTATGGAATCAATACAGGTTTTGGATTTCTTCAAAATGTGAAGATCGACGCTGATCAGATCGGGCAACTTCAGTACAATTTACTTGTTTCCCATGCCTGCGGATTAGGAGAGGAAGTGCCTGCCGATATTGTGAAACTGATGCTGATGTTGAAGATCAAATCCCTCAGTTATGGCCATAGTGGAGTTCAAATTGATACCGTTAAAAGGTTAATGGAGATGTACAATCACGATGTACTTCCCGTTATCTATACCCAAGGCTCACTGGGGGCTTCCGGTGATCTGGCACCACTAAGTCACCTGAGCCTGCCTTTAATCGGGTTGGGAGAAGTGTATTATCAAGGTCAGAAAATGCCTTCTGCCGAGGCCTTGCAGAAATTGGGATGGACGCCGCTTCAACTGCAGAGTAAGGAAGGGCTGGCATTGATCAATGGTACCCAATTTATGAGTGCTTATGGATTATACTGCCTCAAAAAGGCAGAACACCTCCTGGCCATGGCAGATATGATCAGTGCGCTATCTTTTGATGCCTTTGATTGTACAACCGAACCGCTTCGGGAACAAATACATGCCATTCGAGCACATGCCGGACAAATAAATACTGCTACTACTTTAAGAAAGTACCTTTCAGATAGTGCCATTGCTGCGAGATCCAAAGATCAGGTGCAGGATCCCTATTCCTTTAGGTGTATTCCACAAGTGCATGGCGCATCTAAAGATGCTTTTGAGCATGTATTGTCTGTATTTATTCGAGAAATCAATTCTGTAACGGATAATCCCAATATTTTTCCGGATGATGATCTGATACTAAGTGGAGGTAATTTCCATGGTCAGCCATTAGCGATGGCCCTGGATTATTTATCGATCTCAATGAGCGAGATCGCCAATATTGCAGAGAGAAGAACGTACCAGTTGATCAGTGGACAAAGAGGATTGCCCCTGTTTTTGGTGAAAAATCCCGGACTGCATTCGGGCTTTATGATTCCCCAGTATACCGCTGCGGGTATTGTCAGCGAGAATAAACAACTCTGCACTCCTGCATCCGTAGACAGTATTTCTTCTTCTAATAATCAGGAAGATCATGTGAGTATGGGGGCTAATGCAGCTACAAAATGTTATCGGGTCATCGAAAATGTTGAAAAAGTACTGGCTATTGAACTCATGAGTGCCGCTCAGGCACTGGATTTCAGACGTCCATCGAAAAGCGGCCGAGATATAGAGCACTTAGTGGCTGCTTTCCGCGAAAAAGTAAGCTTTAATGAACAGGATCGGGTATTACACGATGATATGAAAGCAGCGGTGAATTTCCTGCGTAACTACCGTATCCCGGAAGACGTCCGTTGA
- a CDS encoding glutamine--tRNA ligase/YqeY domain fusion protein: protein MSEEKSLNFIEEIVEADLNSGKYKSIVTRFPPEPNGYLHIGHAKSICLNFGLAKKYGGITNLRFDDTNPVTEDTEYVDSIKDDVRWLGFEWAEERYASDYFEQLYGFAVKLIEKGLAYVDDSTSEEIAQQKGTPTQAGTNSPFRDRSVTENLELFKAMRAGQFKDGEKVLRAKIDMAHPNMHMRDPIIYRIKHAHHHRTGDQWCIYPMYDFAHGQSDAIENITHSVCTLEFIPHRALYDWFIEQLEIFPSKQYEFARLNMTYTVMSKRKLLQLVNEKHVNGWDDPRMSTISGMRRRGYTAEAIREFCDRIGIAKRDNLIDVGLLEFCVREHLNKIAVRRMVVFDPLKVIITNYEGDGEVLLSENNPEDPNAGNREIPFSRELYIEKDDFMEVAPKKYFRLAPGQMVRLKSAYIIRCDEVIKDADGNITALHCSYIPESKSGSDTSGINVKGTLHWVSARHAVKAEVRLYDRLFKVEDVGNAEGDFKDHINTDSLEVISNAYAEPALAADSSDNRYQFLRKGYFCLDKDSTTEKLVFNRTVTLKDTWAKEVKKG, encoded by the coding sequence ATGTCTGAAGAAAAAAGTTTGAATTTTATTGAAGAGATCGTTGAAGCAGATCTGAATAGCGGAAAATATAAATCAATTGTTACCCGTTTCCCTCCCGAACCGAACGGTTATCTGCATATAGGTCATGCCAAAAGTATTTGCCTGAATTTTGGACTGGCAAAAAAATATGGTGGTATTACCAATCTTCGTTTTGATGATACCAATCCTGTTACAGAAGATACAGAGTATGTTGATAGCATTAAAGACGATGTACGCTGGCTGGGATTTGAATGGGCGGAAGAAAGATATGCGTCTGATTATTTTGAGCAACTATATGGTTTTGCTGTAAAGCTGATTGAAAAAGGATTGGCTTATGTAGATGATAGTACAAGCGAAGAAATCGCACAACAAAAAGGTACACCAACTCAGGCCGGAACCAATAGCCCTTTCAGAGATCGTTCTGTTACCGAAAATCTTGAACTGTTCAAAGCGATGAGAGCTGGTCAGTTCAAAGACGGTGAAAAAGTATTACGTGCTAAAATCGACATGGCACATCCCAATATGCATATGCGTGATCCGATCATCTATCGTATCAAACATGCGCATCACCATCGTACCGGTGACCAGTGGTGTATTTATCCCATGTATGACTTTGCTCATGGACAAAGTGATGCGATCGAAAATATCACGCATTCCGTTTGTACACTTGAATTCATTCCCCATCGTGCTTTGTATGATTGGTTCATTGAACAACTGGAGATATTCCCTTCCAAACAATATGAGTTTGCACGTTTGAATATGACTTATACGGTCATGAGTAAACGGAAGTTATTGCAGTTGGTAAATGAAAAACACGTAAATGGTTGGGACGATCCAAGAATGTCTACCATCAGCGGTATGCGTAGGAGAGGGTACACGGCTGAAGCCATTCGCGAATTTTGTGATCGTATTGGTATTGCCAAGAGAGATAATTTGATCGATGTCGGGTTACTGGAGTTCTGCGTTCGTGAGCACCTCAATAAAATTGCGGTAAGACGAATGGTGGTATTCGATCCCTTAAAAGTGATCATTACCAATTACGAAGGTGATGGAGAGGTTTTACTGAGTGAGAACAATCCGGAAGATCCGAATGCAGGTAACCGTGAAATTCCATTCAGCAGGGAGCTGTATATCGAAAAAGATGATTTCATGGAAGTTGCTCCCAAGAAGTATTTCAGACTTGCACCCGGACAAATGGTTCGACTAAAGAGTGCATATATCATTCGTTGTGATGAAGTGATCAAAGATGCGGATGGTAATATAACAGCATTACATTGTAGTTATATTCCGGAAAGTAAAAGTGGTTCTGATACATCCGGTATCAATGTGAAAGGCACATTACATTGGGTGAGCGCTCGTCACGCAGTAAAAGCAGAAGTTCGATTATATGATCGTTTGTTCAAGGTAGAAGATGTGGGAAATGCAGAAGGTGACTTTAAAGATCATATCAATACGGATTCACTGGAAGTGATCAGTAATGCTTATGCAGAACCGGCATTGGCAGCTGATTCAAGTGACAATCGCTACCAATTCTTAAGGAAGGGCTATTTCTGTTTGGATAAAGACAGTACAACAGAGAAACTCGTCTTTAACAGAACCGTGACTTTAAAAGATACATGGGCAAAAGAAGTAAAAAAAGGGTAG
- a CDS encoding response regulator has translation MKILVVDDETDVQALFEQRFRKEIRSGEFQFAFAFSGEQALDYMQHNHHEAVLILSDINMPGMSGLELLREIKEKYEAPPPVVMMLTAYGDQENHDQAMRLGADDFLTKPVDFHLLKEKLKTQTA, from the coding sequence ATGAAAATTCTTGTTGTGGATGACGAAACAGATGTTCAGGCTTTGTTTGAACAACGTTTCCGAAAAGAAATCCGATCCGGTGAATTCCAATTCGCCTTCGCTTTCTCCGGTGAACAGGCATTGGATTACATGCAACATAATCATCATGAAGCCGTTTTGATCTTATCAGATATCAATATGCCGGGTATGAGTGGACTCGAATTGCTCCGTGAGATCAAGGAAAAATATGAAGCTCCTCCGCCTGTTGTAATGATGCTCACCGCATATGGGGATCAGGAAAATCATGACCAGGCTATGCGTCTGGGTGCGGATGATTTCTTAACTAAACCCGTGGATTTTCATCTACTCAAAGAAAAACTAAAAACCCAAACAGCATGA
- a CDS encoding ATP-binding cassette domain-containing protein, which yields MTHILEADGIQLEFDGRKILSGIYVKCETGKITGLLGRNGQGKSCLMNIIYGSLSSEKSVRIDRKSIPEGFRNPDLIRYLPQFHFIPHSLSLHRIFRDFDVNYRSFQAIFPEFIHREKDSIGKLSGGERRLVELYTIIQSNSQFIMLDEPFTMLNPLQIEKVKALLIEEKKNKGILMTDHLYRHIVDLADSLYLLSNGRTVLTNSVEDLTILGYTKL from the coding sequence ATGACTCATATTCTAGAAGCAGATGGTATTCAATTAGAATTTGATGGGAGAAAAATCTTATCAGGCATTTATGTCAAATGTGAAACAGGAAAGATCACAGGATTATTGGGTAGAAATGGGCAGGGGAAATCTTGCCTGATGAATATTATATATGGCAGTTTATCATCGGAGAAATCGGTCAGGATCGATCGCAAATCAATACCGGAAGGGTTTAGAAACCCAGATCTGATCAGGTATTTACCTCAGTTCCATTTTATTCCTCATTCCTTATCATTACATCGCATTTTTCGAGATTTCGATGTGAATTACCGATCATTTCAAGCAATTTTTCCTGAATTCATACATAGAGAAAAAGATAGTATTGGAAAGCTTTCCGGGGGCGAAAGACGTTTAGTTGAACTGTATACGATCATCCAATCAAATTCTCAATTCATTATGCTTGATGAGCCTTTTACAATGCTAAACCCATTACAAATTGAAAAGGTAAAAGCGCTGCTGATCGAAGAAAAGAAAAACAAAGGTATCCTCATGACTGATCATCTTTACAGACATATCGTTGATCTAGCAGACAGCTTATATCTACTGTCTAATGGACGAACAGTTTTAACAAATAGCGTTGAGGACCTTACAATATTAGGATATACAAAGCTCTGA
- a CDS encoding ATP-binding protein — translation MKKLVTTISFLCIMVAVIGQHAFSNYKVVHYNSKNGMPTDFIMNAYQTKDGFIWMNTYEAYLRFDGRQFVNFNSSNTPLIKTNNNTSLFWEAKDSTLWLPTGRGLLSYKNGQFKSYLPDFSNLFLEGTTQKGELLLYSSSNNRRGVYIKFDPSTARYDTGSVQMFFANYYKTGQSAGAESQNWSVRRSKIVHREKDGSWRVIGADEGIKDDMLFSRDDIFVDSKNRVWVTSIYGLFFWDGKKFIVYPGMEASKVPSPNPSMARMAEDQQKGIWAPVGNTIAYLADGETRFQFFPEQQLHIQTLHNISIDREQNIWLSTDRGLYKIYKTKVVNYAEAEGIDNNRVSGICEVSPGKFLVSSANSQLYWLENQKITPYKPRSPKLLESLTNFICIKKDSKGNIWIGHQAGVLKITSKGEINIPTSRQVRFIEESPDGKIYLAISFTGIGVVNDKDQIDMLPYPGVDFSTSYFSSLRHLKDGALLLTTYRTGAYILRKDGKKQVLDLFNGVEDVGIFNAYVKENGAIWFATQNGLVKWDNGHIDHVDATRSGLPQTAIFDILEDQKGNWWMPSNNGVIYAPFNQIEQHIKNRTNEIPWRLIDESDGMNNRQCVGARYSRVSKDGKLYIVSIGGLVEIDPAKLTTNKVPPIVRINHLRVDDSLHYSNGVDEIIPGNHRYVFDYSVLSLVAPERNAIYFRLVGQDDKWIRSSGDNRAFYTNLPPGTYRFEVKATNNDGVWCETPAFYEFTVLPHFYQTVWFKIICILLLLLAIWLLIRWRTSAAKLQTKKLEQQVEERTRELTQSLSQLKSTQSQLIQSEKMASLGELTAGIAHEIQNPLNFVNNFSEVSVELLQEMKMELEKGDANEAKVIANDVIQNLEKITYHGKRADSIVKGMLQHSRSSTSQKELADINALCEEYLRLAYHGLRAKDKSFNANFEMKPDMNLPKLMVVQQEIGRVILNLISNAFYAVNERKKKEADNFIPTVKVITRYDNNVVTIVVEDNGSGIPQSVQQKIFQPFFTTKPAGQGTGLGLSLSYDIIKAHGGTIQMESKEGEGTCLAIYLPTS, via the coding sequence ATGAAAAAATTAGTTACTACCATATCATTTCTTTGTATCATGGTTGCTGTGATAGGGCAGCATGCTTTTTCTAATTATAAAGTAGTGCATTACAATTCCAAAAATGGGATGCCTACTGACTTTATCATGAATGCATATCAGACCAAAGATGGTTTTATATGGATGAATACCTATGAAGCTTACCTCAGATTTGATGGTCGGCAGTTTGTGAATTTTAATTCATCGAATACACCCCTGATAAAAACCAATAACAATACGAGTTTATTTTGGGAAGCAAAGGACAGCACACTATGGTTGCCAACCGGACGCGGTTTGTTATCCTATAAAAATGGACAATTCAAATCTTATTTGCCGGATTTCTCAAATTTATTTTTAGAGGGAACAACACAAAAAGGAGAACTATTACTGTATTCATCGTCTAACAATCGAAGAGGGGTATACATAAAATTTGATCCTTCTACAGCAAGATATGATACGGGATCTGTGCAGATGTTTTTTGCAAACTATTACAAAACAGGACAGAGTGCAGGCGCTGAATCACAAAACTGGTCAGTTAGACGAAGCAAAATTGTACATCGTGAAAAAGATGGTAGCTGGAGAGTTATAGGAGCGGATGAAGGAATCAAAGATGATATGCTCTTTAGTCGCGATGATATTTTTGTAGATAGTAAGAACAGGGTGTGGGTCACTTCAATTTATGGATTGTTTTTTTGGGATGGTAAAAAGTTCATTGTATATCCTGGTATGGAGGCTTCGAAAGTTCCATCGCCGAATCCAAGTATGGCGCGGATGGCTGAAGATCAGCAAAAAGGTATTTGGGCACCTGTTGGTAATACCATCGCTTATCTTGCTGATGGCGAAACAAGATTTCAATTCTTTCCAGAGCAGCAATTACATATTCAGACATTACACAACATCAGTATAGATCGAGAACAAAATATCTGGCTCTCTACTGACAGAGGATTGTATAAGATCTATAAAACAAAAGTGGTGAATTATGCAGAGGCAGAAGGGATAGACAATAACAGGGTATCGGGTATTTGTGAAGTGTCCCCGGGGAAGTTTCTAGTTAGCAGTGCCAATAGCCAATTGTATTGGTTGGAAAATCAAAAGATCACCCCCTATAAGCCTCGATCCCCTAAATTATTGGAGTCACTGACCAATTTTATCTGTATCAAAAAAGATTCAAAGGGGAATATCTGGATCGGACATCAGGCCGGTGTGCTCAAGATCACATCAAAAGGGGAGATCAATATTCCAACATCTAGACAAGTAAGGTTCATTGAGGAGTCTCCTGATGGTAAGATTTATCTCGCAATTTCTTTTACCGGCATCGGTGTAGTGAATGATAAAGACCAGATTGATATGTTGCCATATCCTGGAGTAGATTTTTCTACCAGTTATTTTAGTTCATTGCGACATCTTAAAGATGGGGCCCTTTTACTTACGACTTATCGTACCGGAGCTTATATCCTAAGAAAAGATGGTAAAAAGCAGGTACTAGATCTTTTCAATGGGGTAGAAGATGTAGGGATCTTTAATGCTTATGTAAAAGAAAATGGTGCAATATGGTTTGCTACTCAAAATGGACTTGTCAAGTGGGATAATGGACACATTGACCATGTGGATGCTACTCGTTCAGGTCTTCCACAAACAGCCATATTCGATATACTGGAAGACCAAAAAGGGAATTGGTGGATGCCTTCTAATAATGGGGTGATCTATGCTCCATTTAATCAAATCGAACAACACATAAAAAACAGGACAAACGAAATCCCGTGGCGATTGATCGATGAGTCGGATGGAATGAATAACAGGCAATGTGTGGGTGCGCGTTATTCCCGTGTATCAAAAGATGGGAAACTTTATATTGTTAGTATTGGAGGACTGGTGGAGATCGATCCGGCAAAGTTGACCACCAATAAAGTACCGCCTATTGTTCGCATCAATCATTTACGGGTGGATGATTCTTTACACTATTCAAATGGTGTGGATGAGATCATACCGGGAAATCACAGGTATGTATTCGATTACAGTGTATTGAGTTTGGTAGCGCCAGAAAGAAATGCCATCTACTTTAGATTGGTTGGTCAGGATGATAAATGGATCAGATCAAGTGGTGATAATCGTGCCTTCTACACAAACTTACCTCCGGGAACTTATCGTTTTGAAGTAAAAGCAACCAATAATGATGGCGTATGGTGTGAAACGCCTGCTTTTTATGAGTTTACAGTGTTACCTCATTTTTATCAAACAGTATGGTTTAAGATCATCTGCATTTTATTGTTATTGTTAGCAATATGGCTTTTGATCAGATGGCGAACCAGCGCGGCAAAACTGCAAACTAAAAAGCTCGAACAGCAGGTTGAAGAAAGAACCAGAGAATTGACGCAATCCCTTAGCCAGCTAAAGTCAACACAGTCGCAATTGATACAATCCGAAAAAATGGCTTCGTTAGGGGAGTTGACTGCCGGCATTGCTCATGAGATTCAAAACCCATTGAACTTTGTAAATAATTTCAGTGAAGTGAGTGTTGAGTTACTTCAGGAAATGAAGATGGAGTTAGAGAAAGGAGATGCCAATGAAGCTAAAGTTATTGCCAATGATGTGATACAAAATCTGGAAAAAATCACTTATCATGGTAAAAGAGCGGACAGTATTGTAAAAGGGATGCTACAACATAGTAGAAGTAGCACAAGCCAGAAAGAATTGGCAGATATCAATGCTTTATGTGAAGAATATCTTCGATTGGCGTATCATGGCTTGCGAGCAAAGGATAAATCATTCAATGCCAATTTTGAAATGAAGCCTGATATGAACTTGCCTAAATTAATGGTGGTGCAACAGGAAATTGGCAGGGTGATTTTGAATCTTATCAGCAATGCGTTTTATGCAGTCAATGAACGAAAGAAAAAAGAAGCAGATAATTTTATTCCAACCGTAAAGGTTATTACAAGGTATGATAACAATGTAGTGACTATTGTAGTAGAAGATAATGGATCAGGCATACCTCAATCGGTTCAACAAAAAATATTCCAACCCTTTTTTACGACAAAGCCGGCCGGACAAGGAACCGGTTTAGGATTGAGTTTGAGCTATGATATTATCAAAGCTCATGGAGGTACAATTCAAATGGAAAGTAAAGAGGGAGAAGGAACTTGTCTTGCTATCTATTTGCCAACATCATAA
- a CDS encoding adenylate/guanylate cyclase domain-containing protein, giving the protein MTKILVADDEADLELLIRQKFRQKIREQQYDFVFACNGNDALEKLSAHPDIDVVLSDINMPEMDGLTLLTKLGDVAPLTRAVMVSAYGDMDNIRVAMNKGAFDFVTKPVNFEDLELTIEKTIKYVNQLKETLQAIKENNILKMYVDSNVLNFMGTKEYEHSLLENETTEATVAFIDICGFTSISEKETPDTVVRLLNHYFDLMVKEIIAQNGIIDKFIGDCVMAVFKGDFHLDRAIEACLAIRNRIDALPEEHSFSPHVSIGINSGEMISGNIGSATLKRLDYTVIGDVVNTAQRLQAVAGRGQILITAEAYEKVKMSFQCQSIGKKNLKNKEEVAELFEVLN; this is encoded by the coding sequence ATGACCAAAATACTTGTAGCCGACGATGAAGCAGATCTGGAGCTGTTGATCAGGCAGAAGTTTCGACAGAAAATCCGGGAACAGCAATATGATTTTGTGTTTGCCTGTAATGGAAATGATGCACTCGAAAAATTATCCGCCCATCCCGACATCGATGTTGTACTATCCGATATCAACATGCCAGAAATGGACGGTCTGACCCTGCTCACTAAATTAGGAGATGTTGCTCCCCTTACAAGAGCTGTAATGGTATCTGCCTATGGTGATATGGACAATATCAGGGTTGCCATGAATAAAGGTGCTTTTGATTTTGTAACCAAGCCTGTCAACTTTGAAGATCTTGAACTCACGATCGAAAAAACGATCAAATATGTGAATCAACTCAAAGAAACACTGCAAGCGATTAAGGAGAATAATATCCTGAAGATGTATGTAGATTCCAATGTGCTGAATTTCATGGGCACGAAGGAATATGAACATTCATTACTGGAAAACGAAACAACAGAAGCTACTGTTGCTTTTATTGATATTTGTGGATTCACCAGTATCAGTGAAAAAGAAACGCCAGATACAGTGGTTCGTTTATTGAATCATTATTTTGATCTGATGGTGAAAGAGATCATTGCACAAAATGGCATCATTGATAAGTTCATAGGTGACTGTGTAATGGCTGTTTTCAAAGGTGATTTTCATCTTGATCGAGCGATTGAAGCCTGCTTGGCCATTCGTAATCGAATCGATGCACTGCCGGAAGAACACAGCTTTAGTCCACATGTGTCTATTGGCATCAATAGTGGTGAAATGATCTCTGGTAATATTGGGTCTGCTACTCTGAAAAGGCTTGACTATACCGTAATAGGTGATGTGGTAAATACTGCACAAAGATTACAAGCAGTGGCAGGCAGGGGGCAAATACTGATCACTGCTGAAGCATATGAGAAAGTAAAAATGTCTTTTCAATGTCAATCGATTGGCAAGAAAAATCTGAAAAATAAAGAAGAAGTAGCTGAACTTTTTGAAGTACTTAATTAA
- a CDS encoding YitT family protein encodes MDSFQHIYKTIIDKLEHGLPAYLTYHNVQHTQNVVEAATHLSNKEGLSERETLLVQTAALFHDAGFLQSHDEHEMLSCKLAQKLLPDYGFTPEEVEQISIMIMATKLPQSAADTLSKILCDADLYYLGTDTYNTMAEALYQEMKRFNRVKDEREWLIKQIEFLNDHKYYTDTAKKQMEQGKQKNKEALQEKLNQTLDLSNEKGSGIQIFQDSLLMILGILFAGVALKGFLVPNHFFDGGVTGISLLIHEIYHYNLAVLIIVFNVPLMIAGYFSVGKRFALRMLAGVLLLGICLELLPNFALTADKLLISIFGGAFLGIGIGLVMRVGAALDGIEVIALYTLKRTSFTITEIILGINIIIFAIAAFQFGIETALYSILTYFTATRCIDYVVEGIQAYTGVTIISSKSEVIKYQLVNKLGRGITVYKGERGFLPGKFEVSSECDIIFTVVTRLELRKLKNLVHEVDPKAFVFANTIRETSGGVLKRRSAH; translated from the coding sequence ATGGATTCGTTTCAACATATATATAAGACCATTATTGATAAACTTGAGCATGGTTTACCGGCTTATTTGACATACCATAATGTACAACATACACAGAATGTTGTGGAAGCAGCCACACATTTGTCAAACAAAGAGGGGTTATCAGAACGTGAGACTTTATTGGTACAAACGGCTGCGCTATTTCATGATGCGGGCTTTTTGCAAAGTCATGATGAACATGAAATGCTTTCCTGTAAGCTTGCCCAAAAGCTATTGCCTGACTATGGTTTTACACCAGAAGAAGTAGAGCAGATCAGTATCATGATCATGGCTACCAAATTGCCACAGTCTGCTGCAGATACACTCAGTAAAATTCTTTGTGATGCTGACTTGTATTATTTGGGAACAGATACTTATAATACCATGGCAGAAGCTTTATACCAGGAAATGAAGCGATTTAATAGGGTGAAAGATGAACGGGAGTGGTTGATCAAGCAAATTGAATTCTTAAACGATCATAAGTATTATACCGATACAGCTAAGAAACAAATGGAACAAGGGAAACAAAAAAATAAAGAAGCTTTGCAAGAAAAACTTAATCAAACACTAGATCTTTCAAACGAAAAGGGAAGTGGCATTCAGATCTTTCAAGATTCACTTTTAATGATCCTGGGGATATTGTTTGCGGGAGTAGCGTTGAAAGGTTTTTTGGTGCCTAATCATTTTTTTGATGGAGGTGTCACCGGCATATCATTATTGATTCATGAGATCTATCATTACAACCTGGCAGTACTGATCATTGTATTCAATGTGCCGCTGATGATTGCCGGCTATTTTTCTGTTGGAAAACGGTTTGCTTTACGCATGTTAGCAGGGGTTTTACTGTTAGGGATATGTTTAGAATTGCTACCGAATTTTGCATTGACTGCTGATAAATTACTGATCTCTATTTTTGGAGGAGCTTTTTTGGGTATTGGCATTGGGCTGGTAATGCGTGTTGGAGCTGCATTAGATGGTATTGAAGTGATCGCATTGTATACACTCAAAAGAACTTCCTTTACCATCACTGAAATCATATTAGGGATCAATATTATCATATTCGCCATAGCGGCGTTTCAATTTGGTATTGAAACGGCTTTGTATTCTATTCTCACTTATTTCACAGCAACCCGCTGTATTGATTATGTGGTAGAGGGGATACAAGCTTATACAGGTGTTACCATTATTTCCTCAAAAAGTGAAGTGATCAAATACCAACTGGTAAATAAACTTGGCAGAGGGATCACTGTATATAAAGGAGAGCGTGGATTTTTACCTGGTAAATTCGAAGTCAGCTCAGAATGTGATATTATATTCACTGTTGTGACCAGACTTGAATTGCGAAAGCTTAAAAATCTCGTTCATGAAGTGGATCCAAAAGCATTTGTTTTTGCAAATACGATACGTGAAACTTCAGGTGGGGTATTGAAAAGAAGAAGTGCTCATTAA